TTTGGAGATGAGCCATTCCCAATCGGAAATGTTCAAGGTATTCAAATTGATAAAAGAAACGGCCGTTTATTTGGAGCAGCTGATTCCAGCCGTGAAGGAAAAGCAACTGGCTTAGACTCTTAATATTTAAAAAATGCATCATACGCTCTCCCTTTTGTAAAAAGGGAGAGCGTATGATGCATTAAAAAAGATAAAAATGAGTAGGTAAAAAGAAGGAATATTTTTTTCTGAAAACATACTTTAGACCTTTATTATTATCATCCTAATCTCCAGAAAGAAAAAAGAATAGAACGTTTTCATGTCCGAATAATAAAAAAGAGTACTGGTTTTTCAAGAGATTGATGAAAACAGAATGGTCGGAAAGTATAAAAAAAGGAATAGCGCTTTCAATGCCAGAAAGATAGAGTATTTAATCGTGTAAAAGGTATAAAACGCAACGGCTGGAAATCGTGGTTTGGAATGTAAAGAAAGCCGTACACTTTTTTTGGAAAAACGGTTACATGAAAAAGCCCCTTGTACGTAAACTTTGGTCCTAGTTACAGCTCAATAAAAAAGATAAAAATGAGAAATAGCTACATTTGGCATGTTTGACTTTCGTCATTTATCCAAGTAATCTTTTGGTTGAACGGAACCGGTTCTGTTTTCGAGTTTTTGATAGCTAATTGAATTAATAAATTTATATTCTTTACTAACCCAAAAGGAGAAAACATATGAAAATGAAACGAGTTGCTAAGCATACAACTGCTGCTACATTGGCTGCAGCCCTACTAGTAGGCGGGGGATATCAAACATTTGCTAAAGGAAATGACAGCAAAGACTTTAATAATAGCTATGGAATTTCGCATATTACTCGCGATAATATGGTGAAAATTCCACAGCAGCAAAACAGTGATCAGTTTAAAGTTCCTGCTTTTGATGAATCAACTATTAAAAACATTGCTTCCGCTAAGGGAAAAGATGCATCAGGAAATACAATTGACTTAGATGTATGGGACAGCTGGCCATTACAAAATGCTGACGGAACAGTGGCGACTTATCATGGATATCAAATTGTGTTTGCCCTAGCAGGTGATCCAAAAGATTCGAATGACACGTCTGTTTATCTTTTCTATAAAAAAGCTGGAGACAAATCTATTGACAGCTGGAAAAACGCTGGAAGAGTGTTTAAAGACAGCGATAAATTCGTTCCGAATGATCCGCATCTTAAAAGCCAAACGCAAGAATGGTCTGGTTCTGCCACGTTAACAACAGATGGTAAAGTTCGTTTATTCTACACGGATTATTCAGGTAAACAATACGGAAAACAAACGTTAACGACAGCTCAAGTGAACATGTCTCAGCCAAACGATAATACGTTAAAAGTTGAGGGAGTAGAAGATTACAAGTCAATCTTTGATGGTGACGGAAAGATTTATCAAACGGTTCAGCAGTTTATTGATGAAGGCGGTTATGACACAGGGGATAACCATACGCTAAGAGATCCTCACTACATAGAAGACAACGGACATAAGTACCTTGTTTTCGAAGCTAACACTGGAACAGAAGATGGCTACCAAGGTGAAGACTCTCTATATAACAGAGCATACTACGGAGGAAACAATCCTTTCTTCCAATCTGAAAAGAAAAAGCTTCTTGAAGGATCTAATAAAGAAAAAGCTTCTTTAGCAAACGGGGCTTTGGGCATTATTGAGTTAAATGATGACTATACGCTCAAGAAAGTAATGAAGCCGCTTATTACATCAAACACAGTTACAGACGAAATTGAACGTGCAAACATTTTCAAAAAAGGTGGAAAATGGTACTTGTTCACCGATTCTCGCGGATCTAAAATGACGATTGATGGAATCGGACAAGATGATGTGTATATGCTAGGGTATGTTTCAAATAAGTTAACAGGAAAATATAAGCCTTTAAATGATACGGGATTAGTTCTTCACATGGATTTAGATCCTAATGATAAAACATTTACGTATTCTCACTTTGCCGTACCGCAAACAAAAGGTGATAATGTCGTTATTACAAGCTACATGACAAACAGAGGCTTTTATGAAGACAACCACTCTACATTTGCACCAAGCTTCTTAGTAAATATTGACGGTTCAAAAACATCTGTTGTAAAAGATAGCGTTCTTGAGCAAGGTCAGTTAACAGTAGATGAAGACTAAGCGTTTTGCAATAGCAACAAAAGAAAATGGTGATTGTAATCACCATTTTCTTTTGTTTTATTCGGTGTAGACAAAAAAAGAGAAAGGTGGGGTTTGTTTGAAGAAAAAAGGTGCTTATAAATGGATAACGCTTGTCGTTCTTTTAGTTGTAATAGCTGGACTCATTATAGCAGGCGTATCCAAAAAAGAGGATACACAAGACCAAGGAAAAGAAAAAGGGAATAAAAGTGAATCTACCTATCGTCCAGTGTATCATTTTAGTACGCCTGATAAATGGAAAAATGATCCTCAAAAGCCCATTTATTTTGACGGAAAATATCACTACTATTACTTATACAATCATGATTACCTTAAAGGGAACGGGACGGAATGGCGACATGCAACGTCTAAAGATTTGGTTCATTGGAAAGATGAAGGAGTAGCTATTCCAAAGTATACAAATAAAAATGGCGATATATGGTCCGGCTCCGTTGTAGAAGATAAGGAGAACACAGCAGGCTTTGGTAAAGGCACAATTGTAGCTATTATGACCCAGCCTTCTGCCGATGGACAAAAGCAAGAACAGTATCTATGGTATAGTACCGATAGAGGAAAAACCTTTAAATCATATAGCAAAAATCCTATCATGCCTAATCCAGGCACCAAAGATTTTAGAGATCCCAAAGTCATATGGGATAATGAACATGACAAGTGGGTGCTCGTCATGTCAGAAGGTGAAAAAATCGGATTTTATGAATCTTCTAATCTAAAGGATTGGACGTATACAGGAGGATTTGTAACCAAAGATATTGGCATTACAGAATGTCCAGACCTTTTTCAAATGAAGGCAGATGACGGGACAATCAAGTGGGTTCTCGGGACAAGTGCGAATGGAAAAGAAAGCGGAAAGCCAAACACCTATGCTTATTGGACGGGAAATTACGATGGAACAACATTCACTCCTGATATAGACGAGCCACAATGGCTAGATCATGGCTTCGATTGGTACGGAGGAGTCACTTTTAAGGACGGTAAAAATGAGGATTCCTTAGAAAAACGCTATGCTTTTGCATGGATGAACAACTGGGATTATCCAGATGAGACGCCAACGATGAAAGAAGGGTTTAACGGATTCGATTCAGTAACCCGTAAAATTACGCTTTCGAAACAAGACGACGATCAGTACAGTCTGTTATCACAGCCTGCCGAAGAATTAAATCAGCTAACTGATTCAACAAATTCTCTTAAACAAGTAGAAGTAAATGGGGAGAAAAAGTTGAAAATAAAAGGCGAAGCTTATCAGCTTGATACAGATATTTCGTGGTCGGATGCAGAGAATGTAGGCTTAAGACTGCGAGAGTCTACAGATCAAAAGCGGCATATTGATGTGGGGGTTTTTGCAAAAGATAACGTTTCTTATGTGAATAGAAGCTATAGTAATCAGCCTGATCAAAGCAAAAAGTATGTGGAAAGCCGCAATTTTTTTGATGCAGGCAAGAAAAATGTTCATTTGAAAATATTGGTAGACAAAACGAGTATTGAAGTCTTTGTTGATGATGGAAAAACAGTGCATTCTAGCGAGGTATTTCCGCGTCACAATGACCAAGGAATTACGCTTTTCTCCCAAGGAGGAACGTCTTTCTTTAAAAATATAGAAATCAAACATTTCCGATCCATTCAGTAAATTCCCTATTTTTAAAAAGAAAGAGCAGAATATCACCTTGTTATGGTTTAGGACTAGTTAAAAAGGGTACATGTCTACTAACAGCAAATGAAAGGGTGTTTATTCAAATGGAAGAGAAAATGAGACAACTAATAGAGGGACTTAATACCGATTTAGCGGGTGAATATTCGGCGGTTATTCAGTACACTTACTATGCGTCTACAGTAACCGGCCTAGAATATCAAATTTTAAAACCTTTCTTTGAAGGAGAAATTCCTGATGAGCAAGGACATGCCCTTTATTTATCAGAAAAAATTAAAAACCTTGGCGGTGAGCCAACAACAAAGCCAGCTGAGGTGAAGCATGTCTCAAACGTGACGGAAATGCTTAAAGAAGCGAGCAAGGCCGAAAAAGAAACTATCCAGCGCTACGAAGAGCGAAAAAAGCAAGCGGAAGAGTTAGGATTAACAGAGCTTGTTGTAAAACTTGAAGATATGATTGCAGATGAAACAAATCATATGGAAGAAATGGAACGTTTATTAAAAGATCCCCGACTAAGTTAATCATACAAAATACGTAAAAAGCATCCCGTAACATCTGTGACGGGATGTTTTTTTATGATTTGAAAAAGAGATAAAACATCGTTTACGCATGTTTCTATAATTGAGAGTAAAGTCATATTTTTGAAATTCTCTATCGCTTTGAAAAATTTTATAGTAAAATAATTATTTGGCTGCATATGGCAGTAACTATATGCGGAGCATCACATACATATAAAGGCTAAAAGGGTATAAGTATATTGAAACCGCTTTTATCTTCTGTAAGTAAAACGATGGTGTGCCCGCAGTTGCAAGGAGAGAAAAAGATGAGGAAACGAATCATGACAGCGCTGCTGCTTGTCACTGTTTTAGCTGCAATGGAAGGAACCATTGTCAGTACGGCTGTTCCAAGAATTACAAGTGATTTGTCGGGTATTGAGCTAGTTAGCTGGGTATATGCCATTTATATGCTAACAACCGCTGTATCCACACCTATATACGGAAAGTTAGCCGATCTATTCGGCCGCAAAAAAGTTATGCTTGTTGGAATCATTATTTTCGTAATCGGATCTATACTTTGCGGACTTAGCCTTTCGATGCAACAATTAATTGTCTATAGAGCTATCCAAGGGCTAGGCGCCGGGGTAGTTATGCCGCTTACAATGATTATTATTGGCGACCTGTATGAAGAAGCAAAAGAAAGAGCCAAAGCGCAAGGATGGATTAGCGCAGTTTGGGGAGTTGCTGGAGTTCTCGGGCCTCTTCTTGGAGGATTCTTAGTAGATACGCTGTCTTGGCGCTATATTTTCTTTTTAAATATACCGTTTGGACTAATGGCTTTTGTTGTTCTTCTAGTAAACTATAAAGAAGAAGTGGTGAAAGAAAAACGCTATATCGATTACATTGGAGCGGTGACGTTTTCAGTTGGAACAATTGCATTTTTATACGCGCTTTTAACCGGAAGTCAGCATCAAAACTGGGGAGATCCGATCATTATAGGATTATTTGTTCTAGCTGTTCTTACATTCATTGGCTTTATTTATATCGAAAAGAAATCGCCGGAACCTCTTATTCCGCTTGAGCTGTTTTCTATTCGAAGTGTATCTGTTATAAACTTATTAACACTTCTTGTCGGATCAGTAGTTATTAGTATTACTGTTTACCTTCCAATTTGGAGTCAAGGAGTGATGGGAAAAAGTGCAACCGCTGCCGGTTTTGTGTTAATGCCTATGCCAGTATGCTGGACAATTGGTTCATTGCTTTCAGGGAATTTAGTAGGACGTCTTAAAACGCACTCTATCCTTACGCTAGGCACGGCAATTGTAAGTACGGCATGTTTTATGCTGTTTTTAGTCTCAACCCACTCACCTGTATTTTTAATTTATGTAGCCGTTGGGGTCCTTGGTTTAGGAATGGGGATTATTACGCCTATTTTTATGTTAGTTATTCAATCAGCGGTCCCAGCTAGCAAAAGAGGGGTAGCGGTGGCTCTTAATACGTTTACAAATACATTTAGTCAAACACTAGGTTCCGCAGTGTTTGGTACAATCTTTAACTTAGTGACGCTTTCACAAGCGAAGAAATTAGGGCAAGAAAATTTGAATGCTTCGTTTGAGACAGGCGGGGTACCAGCAGAAGAACTGTCAAAGCTGAATGAAATTCTTGCATCAGGTGTTCACATTATTTACAGTGGAACGTTTTTAGCTGCTTTACTAAGCTTTGCTGTCTCATGCTTATTAGTAAAAAACGGACATAAAAAAATAAAGAACATATCTATGCAAAAGTAACGGAAGAGGCTGGGACAAAAGTATTTTAGTTGAAGGACAATCCGAACGAGTTTGATTAAGAATCAAACTCGTTCGGATTTTTTCATTGGTATGGTGAATGTAGGTTTCATGTATGTAGTTGCTTTTAGCCGTTGATTGGAGGGAAAGGTGAAGACTTCTGCGGGAAAAGCGGAATAGGTGAGACCCCGCAGAAAGCGAAGTCTTGCACGGAAATCAACAGCGGTGGAACAAGCGATCCGTACTAGCTTATTTATCCAATTTGTTCGTCTTTAGATTCGGTTGATTTAGTTATGTCTCAGTCCCTTTTTTTAAAGAACTATCAAAGAGAGAAAAGAAAAAAGATATTGTCTAATAACGTTCCGGAAAACTCGTTAACAGAAGGAAGAATCTTTATCCGTACTGAAACTTTTGTCTTTTTTTTGTTTTTTTAGTATGGACATTTACCTGGTTGTTTATTATTATAAATTCTATAAGTACGGAATTTTAAGCGTTTTCAAAAGAAACATTTGTCTTTCTCAGGAATACACTTTGTTTTTAACTCATATACTATAAGTGCTTAGATTAATCTTTTAATGGGGAAAAGAGAAGTTTATAAGAAGCGTTGAACGATAATGAGGAGGTATGGAAGATGACAAGCAGACGTTTAAAAGAATTCTTGAATAATAATTTAGAAGATTTAAAAGATAAAGGGCTATACAACGTTATTAATCCGGTAGAGGGACCAAACGGACCTGTTATTCAAATTGACGGAAAACAATTAATTAATTTATCTTCGAACAACTATTTGGGGCTTGCTACAGATGAAAGGCTTATTAACGCGTGCAACGAAGCCACTGAAAAATATGGAGTGGGAGCTGGAGCTGTCCGAACGATTAATGGAACTCTAGATATTCATATTAAGCTAGAGGAAAAGCTTGCGGCGTTTAAGCATACAGAAGCAGCTATAGCTTACCAATCTGGCTTTAACTGCAATATGGCAGCCATCTCCGCGGTTATGGATAAACATGACGCGATTTTATCAGATGAGCTGAATCATGCTTCAATTATTGACGGATGTCGGCTATCAAAAGCAAAAATTATTCCTTACAAACATTCGGATATGGAAGATCTTCGTGCAAAAGCAGGCGAAGCACAAAAGGCCGGTGCCTATAATAAAATAATGGTAATTACCGACGGTGTATTCTCAATGGATGGAGACAT
This sequence is a window from Priestia aryabhattai. Protein-coding genes within it:
- a CDS encoding glycoside hydrolase family 32 protein; this encodes MKKKGAYKWITLVVLLVVIAGLIIAGVSKKEDTQDQGKEKGNKSESTYRPVYHFSTPDKWKNDPQKPIYFDGKYHYYYLYNHDYLKGNGTEWRHATSKDLVHWKDEGVAIPKYTNKNGDIWSGSVVEDKENTAGFGKGTIVAIMTQPSADGQKQEQYLWYSTDRGKTFKSYSKNPIMPNPGTKDFRDPKVIWDNEHDKWVLVMSEGEKIGFYESSNLKDWTYTGGFVTKDIGITECPDLFQMKADDGTIKWVLGTSANGKESGKPNTYAYWTGNYDGTTFTPDIDEPQWLDHGFDWYGGVTFKDGKNEDSLEKRYAFAWMNNWDYPDETPTMKEGFNGFDSVTRKITLSKQDDDQYSLLSQPAEELNQLTDSTNSLKQVEVNGEKKLKIKGEAYQLDTDISWSDAENVGLRLRESTDQKRHIDVGVFAKDNVSYVNRSYSNQPDQSKKYVESRNFFDAGKKNVHLKILVDKTSIEVFVDDGKTVHSSEVFPRHNDQGITLFSQGGTSFFKNIEIKHFRSIQ
- a CDS encoding glycoside hydrolase family 68 protein, which translates into the protein MKMKRVAKHTTAATLAAALLVGGGYQTFAKGNDSKDFNNSYGISHITRDNMVKIPQQQNSDQFKVPAFDESTIKNIASAKGKDASGNTIDLDVWDSWPLQNADGTVATYHGYQIVFALAGDPKDSNDTSVYLFYKKAGDKSIDSWKNAGRVFKDSDKFVPNDPHLKSQTQEWSGSATLTTDGKVRLFYTDYSGKQYGKQTLTTAQVNMSQPNDNTLKVEGVEDYKSIFDGDGKIYQTVQQFIDEGGYDTGDNHTLRDPHYIEDNGHKYLVFEANTGTEDGYQGEDSLYNRAYYGGNNPFFQSEKKKLLEGSNKEKASLANGALGIIELNDDYTLKKVMKPLITSNTVTDEIERANIFKKGGKWYLFTDSRGSKMTIDGIGQDDVYMLGYVSNKLTGKYKPLNDTGLVLHMDLDPNDKTFTYSHFAVPQTKGDNVVITSYMTNRGFYEDNHSTFAPSFLVNIDGSKTSVVKDSVLEQGQLTVDED
- a CDS encoding MDR family MFS transporter, encoding MRKRIMTALLLVTVLAAMEGTIVSTAVPRITSDLSGIELVSWVYAIYMLTTAVSTPIYGKLADLFGRKKVMLVGIIIFVIGSILCGLSLSMQQLIVYRAIQGLGAGVVMPLTMIIIGDLYEEAKERAKAQGWISAVWGVAGVLGPLLGGFLVDTLSWRYIFFLNIPFGLMAFVVLLVNYKEEVVKEKRYIDYIGAVTFSVGTIAFLYALLTGSQHQNWGDPIIIGLFVLAVLTFIGFIYIEKKSPEPLIPLELFSIRSVSVINLLTLLVGSVVISITVYLPIWSQGVMGKSATAAGFVLMPMPVCWTIGSLLSGNLVGRLKTHSILTLGTAIVSTACFMLFLVSTHSPVFLIYVAVGVLGLGMGIITPIFMLVIQSAVPASKRGVAVALNTFTNTFSQTLGSAVFGTIFNLVTLSQAKKLGQENLNASFETGGVPAEELSKLNEILASGVHIIYSGTFLAALLSFAVSCLLVKNGHKKIKNISMQK
- a CDS encoding ferritin-like domain-containing protein; this encodes MEEKMRQLIEGLNTDLAGEYSAVIQYTYYASTVTGLEYQILKPFFEGEIPDEQGHALYLSEKIKNLGGEPTTKPAEVKHVSNVTEMLKEASKAEKETIQRYEERKKQAEELGLTELVVKLEDMIADETNHMEEMERLLKDPRLS